A window of the Dasypus novemcinctus isolate mDasNov1 chromosome 15, mDasNov1.1.hap2, whole genome shotgun sequence genome harbors these coding sequences:
- the LOC139436524 gene encoding uncharacterized protein isoform X1: protein MFITVLYGAQEKALFNPHCRVEALLDSVRRRCGCRPGEKMELADQSGRVQNLSQHPGIYASELLHPRETYIPLILPQLECSSEQMFMPLVKDDGAIDPKSLVKLVVPRHPGSPWTRQKSGKIKKKARGSAGADNLESLEGVKELE, encoded by the exons ATGTTTATCACGGTTCTCTACGGAG cccaggaGAAGGCCCTCTTCAACCCTCACTGCAGAGTGGAGGCACTGCTGGACAGTGTCAGGCGCCGCTGTGGCTGCAGGCCGGGAG AGAAGATGGAGCTGGCTGACCAGAGTGGCCGGGTGCAGAACCTGAGCCAGCACCCCGGGATCTATGCCTCTGAGCTGCTGCACCCCAGGGAGACCTACATTCCTCTCATCCTGCCTC AACTTGAGTGCTCCTCAGAGCAGATGTTCATGCCCCTCGTGAAGGATGATGGAGCTATTGACCCTAAATCCCTGG TTAAACTGGTGGTTCCCAGACACCCTGGGAGTCCATGGACAAGGCAGAAATCTGGAAAGATCAAGAAAAAGGCTCGAGGATCAGCAGGTGCAG ATAACCTTGAGTCCCTAGAGGGAGTAAAAGAATTAGAGTGA
- the LOC139436524 gene encoding uncharacterized protein CXorf65 homolog isoform X2, which translates to MFITVLYGAQEKALFNPHCRVEALLDSVRRRCGCRPGEKMELADQSGRVQNLSQHPGIYASELLHPRETYIPLILPLKLVVPRHPGSPWTRQKSGKIKKKARGSAGADNLESLEGVKELE; encoded by the exons ATGTTTATCACGGTTCTCTACGGAG cccaggaGAAGGCCCTCTTCAACCCTCACTGCAGAGTGGAGGCACTGCTGGACAGTGTCAGGCGCCGCTGTGGCTGCAGGCCGGGAG AGAAGATGGAGCTGGCTGACCAGAGTGGCCGGGTGCAGAACCTGAGCCAGCACCCCGGGATCTATGCCTCTGAGCTGCTGCACCCCAGGGAGACCTACATTCCTCTCATCCTGCCTC TTAAACTGGTGGTTCCCAGACACCCTGGGAGTCCATGGACAAGGCAGAAATCTGGAAAGATCAAGAAAAAGGCTCGAGGATCAGCAGGTGCAG ATAACCTTGAGTCCCTAGAGGGAGTAAAAGAATTAGAGTGA